The following proteins are encoded in a genomic region of Candidatus Zixiibacteriota bacterium:
- a CDS encoding NEW3 domain-containing protein codes for MKTLKSYMLLAGWLVLICVGSVAAQSSNPFNQRDDTYRLLGLKRSRQAFETASTEFERQQQLFQKGLITQLEFDRARAVFTDAEVNYQQSLLAVLFEKQYVTVKGAVKYQASDGSKHVRLTLANASGGSAEFEKLLSVDDALFRSLQPDVVNNVYVSILNGVGAIISQPYEAKIDQLVHGQPTELDFALLEDLDAVTVSMIYANGAMREMKIYLQKDASVDRVLVQSEQFSQEVELGSSSSFDLTLESFSGSSNTFSLEVVNLPREIGRYFKAPTGSVRLSQVKFTESARTKRAALKVELPDRPSANVPMDTPIPFFVLILPRDHARDIGDLQSRRWTEDEIKALDVGYVRLDLVTRGVGELMVRLPQLYHAIDPDETAQMKLEVFNEGSHSINNIEFKVDLPLNWTKSIEPSSVSSLEIGRDAPVELTFTPPADIAPGKYEVRLRTSGMSNGQPISSEDKIIIVEVRAETNVIGTVAIVTLLLTLVGGIVVYGTRLSKK; via the coding sequence ATGAAGACGCTAAAGTCATACATGCTGCTCGCCGGTTGGCTGGTCCTGATCTGTGTTGGGTCGGTGGCCGCTCAGTCTTCCAATCCCTTCAACCAACGTGATGATACCTATCGCTTGCTGGGTTTGAAGCGTTCGCGGCAGGCCTTCGAGACAGCCAGCACCGAGTTTGAGCGGCAGCAACAGTTGTTCCAAAAAGGTCTCATCACACAACTCGAATTCGATAGGGCCCGAGCCGTCTTCACCGATGCCGAGGTGAATTATCAACAGTCACTGCTGGCCGTTCTGTTTGAGAAACAGTACGTGACCGTTAAGGGAGCGGTAAAGTACCAGGCGTCCGACGGTTCCAAGCATGTGCGGTTGACGCTGGCCAATGCTTCCGGCGGATCAGCTGAGTTCGAGAAACTTCTCAGTGTCGACGACGCTCTATTTCGCTCGCTGCAGCCGGATGTCGTTAACAATGTTTACGTGTCCATCCTCAACGGAGTGGGCGCCATAATCAGTCAACCCTATGAAGCGAAGATCGACCAACTCGTGCACGGTCAGCCGACCGAATTGGATTTCGCATTGCTTGAGGACCTCGACGCCGTTACGGTATCAATGATCTATGCCAACGGCGCCATGCGTGAAATGAAAATATATCTTCAGAAGGATGCGTCGGTCGACCGCGTCTTGGTGCAGTCGGAACAGTTTTCACAAGAGGTGGAGCTTGGGAGCTCCTCATCGTTCGATCTGACACTGGAGTCGTTCTCCGGTAGCAGTAATACCTTTAGCCTGGAGGTGGTCAATCTTCCGCGCGAGATCGGACGCTACTTTAAGGCGCCGACCGGTTCCGTGCGTCTCAGCCAGGTGAAGTTTACTGAGAGCGCACGCACCAAACGAGCCGCACTGAAAGTGGAGCTGCCCGACCGTCCCAGCGCCAACGTGCCCATGGACACGCCTATACCCTTCTTTGTATTGATATTGCCGAGGGACCATGCGCGCGACATAGGCGACCTGCAATCACGACGATGGACCGAGGACGAGATCAAGGCGCTGGATGTCGGTTACGTAAGGCTCGATCTGGTGACCCGGGGGGTGGGTGAACTAATGGTACGTTTGCCTCAACTCTATCACGCTATCGACCCAGATGAAACTGCACAAATGAAACTAGAGGTGTTCAACGAAGGCAGTCATAGCATCAACAACATTGAATTCAAGGTCGACCTGCCGTTGAACTGGACCAAATCAATCGAACCGTCCAGCGTGTCATCCCTGGAAATCGGCCGTGATGCGCCGGTCGAGTTGACCTTCACACCGCCGGCCGACATCGCACCCGGCAAGTATGAAGTGAGGTTGCGCACCAGCGGTATGTCCAACGGTCAACCTATCTCTTCTGAAGATAAGATCATAATCGTTGAAGTGCGTGCCGAAACCAACGTCATCGGTACCGTGGCCATCGTGACACTGCTTTTGACCCTGGTCGGTGGAATCGTAGTGTATGGAACGCGCCTATCCAAAAAATAA
- a CDS encoding ABC transporter permease subunit, which yields MFTTLVRKELRAVILSPKFAATFAVLSVLLLLSVYIGIQEYREGVKQYETATNLSDQRILEQTSWHNLYDKGYRSVDPMQVFVSGLGYDVGRWSEVSADNSVKLRNSAYSDDPVFAVFRFVDFAFIVQVVFALFAILFTYDAVNGEREQGTLRMVFANAVPRTQYLVAKCVGTWLGLVVPVCIPILLSLLLVMMFKIPLTGADWSKVVLLVGISILYISLFIVMGVFISSLTRRSSSSFLLSLVVWVVLVLIIPRASVMAAGQVVHVPQRAEIEGQRDGYAQDRWTQFYADMEKRLLDNARIDEDQATIGDDEFDEEAMWARMKEEDAARKLVQTEIEEYEARLLEDWRHRKETQQKLGLSLSRFSPASAYQLAAMTLAGTDISMKPRYESALNQYRNEFNSYVEENQSESGQVGGVMIQIGCEEGVKVGTSRENDGLDLSGRPTFTPPAQPLSEVVQPVVTDVGLLAFGIMFSFVGAFVSFRRNDLR from the coding sequence ATGTTTACAACTTTGGTTCGAAAAGAACTGCGCGCCGTGATACTGAGTCCCAAGTTCGCTGCTACCTTTGCCGTATTGTCGGTGCTGCTCTTGCTGAGTGTCTACATCGGCATCCAGGAATATCGGGAGGGGGTCAAGCAATATGAAACAGCCACCAATCTTTCGGATCAACGGATTCTGGAACAGACATCGTGGCACAATCTGTACGACAAGGGCTACCGCTCCGTGGACCCGATGCAGGTGTTTGTCTCCGGGCTGGGCTACGACGTCGGTCGCTGGTCGGAAGTAAGCGCCGACAATTCGGTCAAACTGCGCAACTCGGCCTACTCGGACGACCCGGTGTTTGCGGTCTTCAGATTCGTCGACTTTGCCTTCATCGTGCAAGTCGTATTTGCGCTGTTCGCAATCCTGTTTACCTACGACGCCGTCAACGGCGAGCGTGAACAGGGAACCCTTCGGATGGTTTTCGCCAACGCCGTTCCACGCACCCAGTATCTGGTAGCCAAGTGTGTCGGCACCTGGTTGGGCTTGGTCGTGCCGGTATGCATTCCGATATTGCTGAGCCTGCTCCTGGTCATGATGTTCAAGATACCTCTGACCGGCGCCGATTGGAGTAAGGTCGTCCTGTTGGTCGGCATCTCAATCTTGTACATCTCACTGTTCATCGTGATGGGTGTTTTCATCTCTTCGCTGACCAGGCGTTCCAGTTCTTCGTTCCTGTTATCGTTGGTCGTGTGGGTCGTCCTGGTGCTGATCATCCCTCGGGCCTCGGTGATGGCGGCCGGGCAAGTCGTCCATGTGCCGCAACGGGCGGAGATCGAAGGTCAGCGAGACGGTTATGCCCAGGATCGATGGACCCAGTTCTACGCCGATATGGAAAAGCGACTCCTGGATAACGCCAGGATAGATGAAGATCAGGCGACGATAGGTGATGATGAATTCGATGAAGAGGCGATGTGGGCGCGGATGAAGGAGGAAGATGCGGCTCGAAAGCTCGTTCAGACTGAGATCGAAGAATACGAGGCTCGTCTGTTGGAAGACTGGCGGCACAGGAAGGAAACACAGCAGAAGCTGGGCCTGTCGCTCTCTCGGTTTTCACCGGCCTCGGCTTATCAGCTAGCTGCTATGACTCTGGCCGGAACTGATATATCGATGAAACCCCGTTACGAGAGCGCCCTGAACCAATACCGCAACGAGTTCAATAGCTACGTCGAAGAGAATCAATCGGAGTCCGGCCAGGTCGGGGGAGTCATGATTCAGATCGGTTGTGAGGAAGGGGTCAAGGTCGGCACTTCTCGCGAAAACGACGGCCTCGACCTGTCCGGCCGACCGACCTTCACGCCACCCGCCCAGCCCTTGTCCGAGGTCGTCCAACCGGTCGTGACCGATGTTGGTCTGCTGGCATTCGGGATCATGTTCAGTTTTGTCGGAGCCTTCGTGTCGTTCCGTCGCAATGACCTTAGATAA
- a CDS encoding response regulator transcription factor — MSGHRVLLLEDDASLGAVLQEHLQMQGFTVTLCTDGVQGSQAFKANEFDICLVDIMMPRKDGFSFAEDVRRTDSEIPLIFLTAKAMKEDKIQGFKAGCDDYVTKPFSIEELMLRIQAVMRRRRKPTEAESPTSFEIGSYSFDYPRQLLTRNEQQRKLTPREADLLRLLCQSVNRTVRREDALKQIWNDDGYFAGRSMDVFISKLRKHLKDDPRVEILGIHGKGVRLVVG, encoded by the coding sequence ATGAGCGGACACAGAGTTCTCCTACTTGAGGATGACGCCAGCCTGGGTGCGGTGCTGCAGGAGCATTTGCAGATGCAGGGTTTCACGGTTACCCTCTGTACCGATGGCGTCCAGGGTTCCCAGGCATTCAAGGCGAACGAGTTTGATATTTGTCTTGTCGATATCATGATGCCCCGCAAAGACGGCTTTTCATTCGCCGAGGATGTTCGTAGGACCGACTCCGAGATTCCGCTGATTTTTCTGACAGCCAAGGCCATGAAAGAAGACAAGATTCAAGGATTCAAAGCCGGATGCGACGATTACGTCACCAAGCCGTTCAGTATCGAGGAACTTATGCTGCGTATTCAGGCGGTGATGCGACGCAGGCGGAAACCGACCGAGGCCGAATCACCGACCAGTTTCGAAATCGGCAGCTACTCGTTTGACTACCCACGACAATTGTTGACGCGCAACGAGCAGCAGCGTAAGCTGACGCCACGCGAAGCCGACCTGCTCCGCCTATTGTGTCAAAGCGTCAACCGCACGGTTCGCCGCGAGGATGCACTAAAACAGATTTGGAACGATGACGGCTACTTTGCCGGGCGTTCTATGGATGTCTTTATCTCGAAGCTGCGCAAGCATCTCAAAGACGACCCCAGAGTGGAGATACTGGGTATCCACGGCAAGGGTGTTCGGCTCGTGGTGGGATAA
- a CDS encoding HAMP domain-containing histidine kinase: MSLIVVTIVAALSGLVTVQAYLLKSAFDSKEQAFHRNVMAALSDASQRLTANEMMAIALISDQEKHIDATASILSIGIKDSLCDSIEIGTEIFTARTDSADPILWFENEAIRYRVPRPQHVKLQMIDPSTGEARVLVDTFREVGSYDVPLISDEEAFTNYNWQYVGDSGTTVMYMHENLVGGEFFKRKNDSTRVRMVMSVLDGLDIAERKPIKERLNESELDSVLALSLKEAGLDLEVAYGVLTRADSLAMAKSTEYRDQLIASTLRSPLFPHDPFGEPADLVVYFPQRTAYLYQQMVPMVLPTTLLMLIVVGCFAYTIRTILSQRRFATLLVDFINNMTHEFKTPIATIRLAAEAVARHDVIENKDRVRQFNDMILGETQRMRNQTDKILQMAVLEEGDYELKLESVDLHELIKNAVDTVALHIENRQGTVECDLRAEQHTLTADPVHLGNVVHNLLDNASKYTPESPRIRVSTSDDNGVLAMAVTDNGIGMHQDDCRRAFDKYFRVSHGNVHDVKGFGLGLSYVKMMVEAHGGTVSIHSRPGEGTRVEATFQASSLTG; encoded by the coding sequence GTGAGTTTGATTGTAGTCACAATCGTGGCGGCTCTGTCGGGGCTGGTTACGGTGCAGGCCTATCTGCTCAAGAGCGCCTTCGACTCCAAGGAGCAGGCTTTTCATCGCAACGTTATGGCCGCCTTGAGCGACGCCTCGCAAAGACTGACCGCGAACGAGATGATGGCTATCGCCCTGATATCCGATCAGGAGAAGCACATCGACGCTACCGCATCCATACTGTCGATTGGCATCAAAGACTCACTGTGCGACTCGATTGAGATCGGTACGGAGATCTTTACCGCCCGGACTGATTCCGCCGATCCGATCCTCTGGTTCGAAAACGAAGCTATCCGATATCGCGTCCCCCGCCCCCAGCATGTCAAACTACAAATGATCGATCCCTCCACCGGTGAGGCCCGTGTTCTGGTCGATACTTTTCGCGAGGTAGGTAGTTACGATGTGCCTTTGATAAGTGATGAGGAAGCGTTCACCAACTATAATTGGCAATACGTAGGTGATTCCGGCACAACCGTCATGTACATGCATGAAAACCTCGTTGGTGGCGAGTTCTTCAAACGCAAGAACGACAGCACACGCGTGCGCATGGTGATGTCGGTACTGGATGGGTTGGATATTGCCGAACGGAAACCTATAAAGGAACGGCTGAACGAGTCGGAGCTTGATTCGGTGCTGGCTTTGAGTCTCAAAGAGGCAGGGCTGGACCTTGAGGTGGCCTACGGCGTCTTGACTCGCGCCGATTCACTGGCCATGGCAAAGTCGACCGAATACCGCGATCAACTCATAGCCTCGACACTCAGATCACCTCTTTTCCCCCACGATCCTTTCGGGGAGCCGGCCGACCTGGTGGTTTACTTCCCGCAGCGCACTGCATACTTGTATCAACAAATGGTTCCGATGGTTCTTCCCACGACGCTGTTGATGCTGATCGTGGTAGGCTGTTTTGCCTATACTATCCGAACGATTCTGTCACAGCGTCGCTTCGCAACCCTTCTGGTGGACTTCATCAACAACATGACGCATGAGTTCAAAACTCCCATAGCCACCATCCGGCTGGCAGCCGAAGCGGTGGCCCGTCATGACGTCATCGAAAACAAGGACCGCGTGCGGCAGTTTAACGACATGATTCTCGGCGAAACACAACGTATGAGGAATCAGACAGACAAGATCCTGCAAATGGCGGTACTCGAAGAGGGCGACTATGAGCTCAAACTCGAGTCCGTCGATCTTCATGAATTGATCAAAAACGCTGTCGACACTGTGGCACTACACATTGAGAATCGGCAGGGCACGGTCGAGTGTGATCTCAGAGCCGAACAACACACCCTGACGGCCGACCCTGTCCATCTGGGCAACGTGGTCCACAACCTTCTCGACAACGCATCCAAGTATACGCCGGAGTCACCGCGGATTCGCGTGAGCACCAGTGACGACAACGGCGTCCTGGCGATGGCCGTGACCGATAACGGTATCGGCATGCATCAGGACGATTGCCGTCGGGCCTTCGATAAGTACTTTCGCGTCTCTCATGGCAACGTTCACGACGTAAAGGGATTCGGACTTGGCCTTAGCTATGTCAAAATGATGGTTGAAGCGCACGGCGGTACGGTGTCGATACACAGTCGACCCGGCGAAGGAACCAGAGTGGAGGCGACCTTTCAAGCGTCGAGCCTGACCGGATAG
- a CDS encoding ABC transporter permease: MLRVIIDKEMREMIGSTKFALTFAVCAILIVLSFYIGAANYKVSVDHYQAAKAENLQQLEGVTDWLMVRQNRIFLPPQPLAALVTGVSNDIGRTTEVEARGELASHDSRFNEEPIFAVFRFLDLSFIFTVVLSLFAILLGYDAISGEKERGTLKLALANAVPRSTLIMGKLLGSFAALSVSLLVALGIGCLLLPLMGVPMAAADWWRLGLIILTGMLYFGVFLTISMFISTTTQRTSSSFLLLLVVWIVGVLIIPRASVLLAGRAVDVPSVDEVGAKKASYASQLWKDFRHGMASFKGPETQDVEQMMNVFNKYMDSLTAIRDEKMNLYTAQLNEERYNRQKVQQAVAFNLARLSPVASLTLATEELSGTSLGLKNRYYDQAMAYQKIYAAFLKEKTGMNVGGRMMVFKVKMDGEEEEEEPIDPNELPAFVYEPPSVPDSLQAATGDMGLLGLLNILFFAASFVAFRRYDAR, encoded by the coding sequence ATGTTACGAGTAATTATTGACAAAGAGATGCGCGAAATGATCGGCTCAACTAAGTTCGCCCTGACCTTCGCCGTTTGTGCCATCCTGATTGTGTTGTCGTTCTACATAGGAGCGGCCAACTACAAAGTTTCAGTCGACCATTACCAGGCGGCCAAGGCGGAGAATCTGCAACAGTTGGAGGGCGTCACCGATTGGCTGATGGTGCGCCAAAACAGAATTTTCCTGCCGCCGCAACCATTGGCCGCCTTAGTCACGGGAGTATCCAATGACATCGGGCGAACCACCGAGGTAGAGGCCAGGGGAGAGTTGGCGTCGCACGACAGTCGTTTCAACGAAGAACCTATCTTCGCCGTCTTCCGTTTTCTCGATCTAAGTTTCATATTCACCGTTGTATTGTCGTTGTTCGCGATCTTGTTGGGCTACGATGCGATAAGCGGCGAGAAGGAACGAGGGACCCTAAAACTGGCGCTGGCCAACGCCGTGCCACGCTCTACATTGATAATGGGTAAACTGCTCGGCTCGTTTGCCGCCCTCTCGGTGTCGTTACTGGTTGCGCTCGGCATCGGCTGCCTGCTGCTGCCGCTGATGGGCGTGCCGATGGCGGCGGCCGACTGGTGGCGTCTGGGGTTGATCATTCTGACCGGTATGCTCTACTTTGGTGTCTTTTTGACCATATCGATGTTTATCTCGACAACTACCCAACGTACATCCAGCTCGTTCTTACTCCTGCTGGTGGTGTGGATAGTCGGCGTGTTGATAATTCCGCGCGCCTCGGTGTTGCTGGCCGGTCGGGCCGTTGACGTTCCCTCAGTCGATGAGGTAGGCGCCAAAAAAGCGTCGTATGCATCGCAGTTGTGGAAGGATTTCCGGCACGGCATGGCTTCTTTCAAAGGTCCGGAAACGCAGGATGTTGAGCAGATGATGAATGTGTTCAATAAGTACATGGACAGCCTGACCGCCATCCGTGATGAAAAAATGAACCTGTACACGGCTCAACTCAACGAAGAACGTTACAACCGGCAAAAAGTGCAGCAGGCGGTTGCCTTCAACCTGGCTCGGCTGTCGCCGGTCGCGTCGTTAACGTTGGCCACCGAAGAGTTGTCAGGTACATCGCTTGGGCTAAAGAACAGGTACTACGATCAGGCGATGGCCTATCAGAAAATCTATGCGGCCTTTCTCAAAGAAAAAACAGGAATGAATGTCGGCGGCCGCATGATGGTGTTCAAAGTGAAAATGGACGGTGAAGAGGAGGAGGAAGAGCCGATAGATCCAAACGAGCTCCCTGCCTTTGTCTACGAGCCGCCGTCGGTACCGGACAGCCTGCAAGCAGCCACCGGTGACATGGGACTGTTGGGTTTGCTGAACATTCTGTTCTTTGCCGCCTCCTTTGTTGCCTTCAGACGGTACGACGCCAGATAA
- a CDS encoding PDZ domain-containing protein → MRVRALPLLIAATLCLCMGFFGAPTANSQTKSVSFSADDAFFLPGLGAVIMTDGKNLKIDMMPTGENIPKEFRKVDLKEGDRILMMNGKRLKAIADLRTNYDALKAGETVEFGIKRGKDMQIVSFPKPEDQQQGGGHRVMMMTSDGTPPEGKGEGGSFTKTMTMNGDEKGPQITKVETINSGDGPDPILAMEAGVLFIEKDGGVDVMMVIGNAQTELTGDPLKEGDRLVSCQGEAVSDGEAFRKQFESIKVGTKVTLVYMRDGGEHTVSFAKAKNQPMMMKKSG, encoded by the coding sequence ATGAGAGTTCGCGCTCTGCCACTGCTGATCGCCGCCACCCTGTGTTTGTGCATGGGGTTTTTCGGTGCCCCGACTGCGAACAGTCAAACCAAATCAGTCTCGTTCAGCGCCGATGACGCCTTTTTTCTGCCGGGTCTGGGGGCCGTGATTATGACCGACGGCAAAAACCTCAAGATCGATATGATGCCAACAGGCGAGAATATTCCGAAAGAGTTTCGCAAGGTTGACCTGAAAGAGGGAGACCGAATACTGATGATGAACGGCAAGCGGCTGAAGGCCATTGCCGACCTGCGCACCAATTACGATGCACTCAAGGCCGGAGAAACAGTGGAGTTCGGAATCAAGCGAGGCAAGGACATGCAGATCGTCTCATTCCCTAAACCGGAAGATCAACAGCAGGGAGGTGGGCATCGGGTTATGATGATGACGTCCGACGGAACTCCGCCGGAAGGTAAAGGCGAAGGTGGCAGCTTTACCAAGACTATGACAATGAACGGTGACGAAAAGGGTCCCCAGATTACAAAAGTGGAAACGATTAACTCCGGCGATGGGCCGGACCCGATCCTGGCTATGGAAGCCGGAGTCCTTTTCATTGAGAAGGACGGTGGTGTCGATGTGATGATGGTTATCGGCAATGCTCAGACGGAGCTGACCGGCGACCCGCTCAAGGAAGGGGATCGACTGGTATCCTGCCAGGGTGAAGCGGTGTCCGATGGCGAAGCATTCCGCAAACAGTTTGAATCAATCAAAGTCGGGACCAAGGTGACGCTCGTATACATGCGCGATGGAGGTGAGCATACGGTGTCGTTTGCCAAGGCAAAAAACCAGCCCATGATGATGAAGAAGTCCGGGTAG
- a CDS encoding ABC transporter ATP-binding protein gives MSDKLPINPQPRLEAVNLTKRYEDGLLALDHVSFSVQPGQVFAMLGGNGAGKTTTINLFLNLIEPTSGEARINGVVSHQEPLRAKEQVAFVSENVMLYPNFTALQNLDFFAQLGGKTEYTRDDYRDVLRRVGLDESVHDKRLKGFSKGMRQKCGIAIAILKDAPAILLDEPTSGLDPKAGHDFIRLLENLRDEGKAILMSTHDIFRAKEIADVIAIMNEGRLIMQEAAAAMVGHNLEDVYMQYIAGRQAQLQN, from the coding sequence ATGAGTGATAAACTTCCCATAAACCCGCAACCTCGTCTTGAGGCGGTGAACCTGACCAAGCGATATGAGGACGGCTTGCTGGCCCTCGATCATGTCAGCTTCAGCGTGCAACCGGGCCAGGTGTTTGCCATGTTGGGCGGCAACGGAGCCGGCAAGACGACCACCATAAACCTGTTCCTCAACCTGATAGAACCCACTTCCGGCGAGGCGCGCATCAACGGCGTGGTGTCTCACCAGGAACCACTGCGGGCCAAGGAGCAGGTCGCCTTCGTCAGCGAAAACGTCATGCTCTATCCCAATTTCACTGCTCTGCAGAATCTGGATTTCTTCGCCCAACTGGGTGGTAAGACCGAGTATACCAGGGACGATTACCGCGACGTGTTGCGTCGCGTAGGTTTGGATGAATCCGTGCACGACAAAAGGTTGAAAGGGTTCTCCAAGGGGATGCGTCAGAAGTGCGGAATCGCTATCGCCATTCTCAAGGACGCACCGGCCATATTGCTGGACGAGCCCACATCCGGACTGGACCCCAAAGCCGGGCACGATTTCATACGTCTTCTGGAGAATCTCCGCGATGAAGGCAAAGCAATCCTGATGTCGACGCACGACATTTTTCGCGCCAAAGAGATCGCCGATGTTATTGCAATCATGAACGAGGGTCGCCTCATCATGCAGGAGGCCGCCGCTGCCATGGTCGGGCATAACCTGGAAGATGTATACATGCAATACATCGCCGGTCGACAAGCCCAGTTGCAAAACTGA